The genomic stretch CGAGCAGCTCTGACGGGGCGCCGATCGGAGTGCCGAAGTTGCCGGTACGCAACTCCGCCGCGCCGGACAGATAGGCGTTGCGCCACGTACCGTTCTCGCTCCCGAAGCCCAGTTGCTCGAGGACGTCGGCCAGCAGCTCCCGGCCGGCTCGGTGGTTCGGTTCGGCGAACACCACATGGTCGAGGACCTGGGCGGCCCACCGCAGGTCGCCCTCCTCGAGGCAGGCACGAGCCTTGTCGACGACGGCGTCGGCACCGCCCATGAAGGCCACATACCTCGTAGCGGCCTCCTGCGGCGGGTGCTGCCACAGCCGGGCCGGGTTCCCGTCGTACCAGCCCATGTAGCGCTGGTAGATGGCCTTGACGTTGTGGCTGACCGAGCCGTAGTAGCCGTGGGTGTGCCATGCGCGTTCGAGAACCGGTGGAAGCTCGAACTGCTCGGCGATCTCCGCGCCCGTGAAGCCCTGGTTGATCATCCGCATCGTCTGGTCGTGGAGGTACGCGTAAAGGTCGCGCTGCAGGCCGAGGAACTCGAGCACCCGTTCGTTGCCCCATGTCGGCCAGTGATGGGAGGCGAACACGACGTCGGCCCGGGCACCGAACAGCTCGATGGCCTCGGTCAGGTAGAGCGCCCAGGCATGCGGGTCGCGCACCACGGCACCCCGGAGAGTCACGATGTTGTGCAGGGTGTGGGTGGCGTTCTCGGCCATGCAGAGCGCCTGGCGGCCGGGGAAGAAGAAGTGCATCTCGGCCGGCGCCTCGGTTCCCGGAGCGAGCTGGAAGACCATGCGCACCCCGTCGACGGTCAGCTCCTGCCCGGTGGCGGTGACCTCGACCGTCGGCGCGATGAGGCTCACGGTGCCCGTCGAGGTGGTCTGGCCAAGCCCGGCGCCGACGCTGCCGCGCGGGCCGCGGGGCAGCAGCGCTCCGTACATGTACGCGGCGCGCCGGGTCATCGCGATCCCCGCGTAGACGTTCTCCGCGATCGCTGGCTCCAGGAAGCCCTCCGGCGCGATGACCGGAACGCCCGCATCCACCTCCTCCTGGCTGATCACCCCCTTCACTCCGCCCCAGTGGTCGACGTGGGTGTGGGTGTAGATGACCCCGGTCACGGGGCGCTCCCCGCGGTGCGCCCGGTACAGGCCGAGGGCGGCCGCAGCGGTCTCCGTCGAGATCAGCGGGTCGATCACGATCACTCCCGCATCGCCCTCCACGAACGTCACGTTGGACAGGTCGAGGCCGCGGACCTGGTAGATGCCCTCGGTCACCTCGAACAGCCCTTGCCGGGCGTTCAGCGCCGACTGCCGCCACAGGCTCGGGTGCACCGTGTCCGGTACGTCGCCGGACAGGAAGGCGTACGAATCGCCGTCCCACACGACGTCACCGGCGGCGTTGCGCACCACTCCCGGCTCGAGCGCGGCGACGAAACCGCGCTGAGCGTCGGCGAGGTCCCGCTCGTCGTCGAAGGGGAACAGCGGGTCGTGCGGCATCGGACCCTCCTCATGTCTGCGACCTCGGCCGACCCGAGTCTGCTCCTGGGCTGCGCCCGGCGCGCAGGCACCCGAGGACGTTGGCCATCGCCGGCGATCATGGGCTCGTCGCGGGGGCCCTGCCCCTCGTGCGTGGAGCGGGTGACGGGAATCGAACCCGCACTGTCAGCTTGGGAAGCTGATGTTCTGCCATTGAACTACACCCGCGCCGTACCCTCCCGGGCCCGGACCGCCCAAGGATAGCCCGGCCGGTCGGTGGGCGGGGGCGTCGGCTTCGTCCCCGGTAGGGTCCCCGCATGCTGCTGTCCGACCGGGACATCCGGGCCGAGCTCGACTCCGGCCGGGTCCGGCTGGAGCCCTACGACCCGGCGATGGTCCAGCCGTCGAGCATCGACGTACGTCTGGACCGCTTCTTCCGCGTCTTCGAGAACCACCGCTACCCGCACATCGACCCCGCGATCGAGCAGGCGGAGCTCACCAGGCTCGTGGAGCCGGACGGCGAGGAGCCGTTCATCCTGCACCCGGGCGAGTTCGTCCTCGGGAGCACCTACGAGGTCGTCTCGCTCCCCGACGACATCGCCTCCCGCCTCGAGGGGAAGGCGCTGGCGGTCTGGACCCCGATCCCGACCCCGAGCGGGTGGCGGTCGATGCGCGACCTCGCAGTGGGGGACGAGGTCTTCGACGAGAAGGGGCGCCCCTGCCGGGTCGTGGCGGCCACGCCGGTCATGCACGGACACCCCTGCCGCCGGATGGTTTTCTCCGACCACAGCTCGATCGTCGCCGACGCGTCCCACCTGTGGCTGACCCGGACCCAGGCCGAGCGGCGTTCGGGGTTGCGTGGCAGCGTCCGTACCACCGACGAGATCGCGGCCAGCCTGCGCACAGGCTCGGAGTACAACCACCACGTGGCGTTGGCCGGCGCCGTCGAAACACCCCACGTCGAGCTCCCCATCGACCCGTACGTCCTCGGGGTCTGGCTCGGCGACGGCACGTCCACCAAGGCCGAGATCACGGTCGGCGAGGGCGATGAGCACACGCTCGGCGAGGTCGAGCGGGCCGGGTACCAGGTGTGGCGGGCATCCGGCCCCCGAGCCTTCCGCATCGGTGGGTTGAGCCGAGGTGGGTCGGGTCGGACCCGCAGCCGTACGGGACAGTTCACGCCGGATGCATCGCTCAGCAGCTGCCTGCGCGGCATGGGGTTGATGGGCGACAAGCACGTGCCAGGGGAGTATCTGTTCGCCTCTGCGAAGCAGCGCTTGTCGCTCCTGCAGGGGCTGATGGACTCCGACGGGTACGTCGACGAGTTTGGCCGCTGTGAGTTCGTTAGCACGCGAGAGGTCCTGAGCGACGCGGTACGCCACCTCGCGGCCAGCCTCGGGCTGCGACCGGTGACCCGCAAGAAGCGGGCCCTGCTCAACGGAGTCGACTGCGGCCCGGCGTACCAAGTCACGTTCACCCCGCGGCTGCCCGTCTTCCGGCTCCCCCGCAAACTGGCTCGGCTGAAGACGGACGAGCGCGCCCACCGGTCGCGAGCCATCGTTGCGGTCGAGCCCGGTCCGAGCGTCCCGGTCCGCTGCATCGAGGTGACGTCGGAGTCCGGCCTCTTCCTAGCAGGAGAGTCATTCGTCCCGACCCACAACAGCTCGCTCGGCAGGCTCGGGCTGCTGACGCACTCGACGGCGGGCTTCATCGACCCGGGGTTCAGCGGGCACGTGACCCTGGAGCTGAGCAACGTCGCGACCCTTCCCATCAAGCTCTGGCCCGGCATGAAGATCGGGCAGCTGTGCCTGTTCCGGCTGAGCTCGCCGGCCGAGCACCCGTACGGCTCATCGGTGTACGGGTCGCGCTACCAGGGCCAGCGCGGCCCCACTCCGAGCCGCTCGTTCCAGAACTTCCATCGCAGCGACGTCTGAGCCGCGCCGCGCCGCGTCACGGGTCGCGGCCGTTCGGCGGGGATAATCGGAGGACAGGTCTTCGATCCCCGGAGGACTCTCGGCATGACGATTGCTCCCACGGCTCTACGCCGCGCGGGAGACCAGCCGACCGACACGCGTCCCGAGCGCTCGGCCGACGCGCGGGCCTTCCGGCCGGACATCGAGGGTCTGCGTGCCGTCGCCGTCGTGGCGGTGCTGCTCTACCACGCCGGTCTCCCGTGGTTTCGCGGCGGCTTCGTCGGGGTCGACGTCTTCTTCGTGATCTCCGGGTTCCTCATCACCAGCCTGCTCGTCGAGGAGCTGGAGGGGACCGGGCGCCTGTCGATCCCGGGGTTCTACGCGCGGCGGATCAAGCGGCTGCTGCCGGCCACGATGGTCGTGCTGCTCAGCGTCACGGTCCTCGCGTGGCTCATCTTCTCGCCGCTACGCCAGACGTCGACTGCCGGCGACGTCGCCGCCTCGGCGCTGTACGTGTCCAACTGGCACTTCGCCCACCAGGCCGTCGACTACCTCTCCCAGGGGCAGGACCCGAGCCCGGTGCTCCACTTCTGGTCCCTCGCCGTGGAGGAGCAGTTCTACCTCGTCTGGCCGCTGCTCCTGCTGCTGACCGGGCTGGCCGTTCGACGCTACCGGCGACTGCTCAGGCCGACCCTCCTGGGCGCGATCGCGGCGCTGTCCCTGACCTCCTTCGTCTACTGCGTCCACCTCACCCACGCCGAGCCGGGGGCGGCGTACTTCAGCAGCCTCGACCGTGCCTGGGAGCTCGGCGTCGGTGCCGCGCTCGGGATCCTCGGGGCCCGGTTGCGGCGGGTTCCGTCGGTGGTGGCCCTGCCGCTGGCCTGGGCTGGCCTGGCCGTCATCGGGGTCGCGGTGCTGACCCTCAGCGACGCGACCCCTTTTCCCGGCACGGCCGCGCTCTTGCCGGTCCTCGGGGCTGCCGCGGTGATCGGTGCCGGGCTCGCCGCGGGGGACCTCGGGCCGGTACGCCTGCTCGGCACCCGCCCGATGCGCCACGTCGGCCGGCTGTCGTACTCCTGGTACCTCTGGCACTGGCCCCTGCTGGTCTTCGCCGGCGCCGTCTGGGGTCACCTCGACCCGGCGGCCGCCGTGCTCGTGCTCGCGGTGTCCTACGTCCCGACGGTGCTGACCAACCGCCTCGTGGAGGACCCCTTCCGACGCTCCCGCGCCCTCCTCCGTCACCCGAGAAGGGCGTTCGCGCTGGCCGGCGTGACCATGAGCAGCGTCCTGGCCGCGTCCGTGCTGCTCGCCGCGATGGTCCCCACCGTCCCCACCCTGTCGGCGGCCGACGCACGTGGTGCGGCCGCGCTCCCGCCGATCGACGCGTCGCCGCACCCCGCGAGCGTGGCTCTGGCGGCGGTGCCCCCCACGACCCCGGCCCAGCTCACCAAGCCCCGAGCCTTCACGCCGACCCCGCAGCAGGCCCGCGGCGACCTGCCGCGGATCTACGCCGACGGTTGCCAGCGCTCGGTCGCGAGCACCTCGACCGCGGGGTGCGTGTACGGCGACCCGCACGGCGGCGTCACCGTCGGGTTGCTCGGTGACTCCCACGCTGCGCAGTGGTTCCCGCCGCTCGAGCAGGTGGCGCTGCAGCGACACTGGCGGCTCGTCGTCATGACGAAGTCGGCCTGCACCCCCGCCTCGGTCCTCGTCTTCAACCGGTCCTTGCTCAAGCGTCCCTACACCGAGTGCTCGACCTGGCGGCGAGCCGCCCTGGCTCGCCTGGCGGCCGAGCACGTACGGCTGGTCGTGCTGACCGGCTCGTTCACCAACCCGGTCGTCCAGTCGGGGCACACCCTCGGTCCCGCGGCGAGTCTGACTGCGACCACGTCCGGCCTCGAGGCCACCCTGCGCGCGCTCACCGGAGCCGGCTCGAAGGTCCTCGTGCTGCGCGACACGCCCCGCTCCGCCGTCGACGTACCCGACTGTGTCTCCTCGGCCGGGCGCAGCCTGGCCCCGTGCGCGACGGCGCAGGCGCGGGCCCTGGTGACCGCGTCGACCGGTGTCGAGCAGCGGGCCAGCGCGGAGGTCCCGGGGGCCACCTACGTCGATCTCGACAGCGCGGTGTGCCCGAGCACGCCGTGCCCGCCGATCATCGGCAACGTCCTGGTCTACCGGGACAGCGAGCACCTCACCCGCACGTACGCGCTGACCCTGACACCCCTGCTGCGCGCCGCGATCGACGAGGCGCTGCGCCGGGTCGGCTGACGCCGTTGCGCCCCGCGCGTTGGGGCGCTCAGCCCAGGATCGTGCCCACCGTACGGTGGTGCTGGCCCGAGGCGCGGGCGTGGCGGATCTCCCACTCGGGGAGCTCGTCGGGGTCCATCGAGGTCGCGTACAGGAACCCCTGGCCGAAGTCGCAGCCCAGGTGCCGCAGCCGTTCCCGTACCTCGTCGTTCTCGATGCCCTCGGCGATGATCTGCAGGCCGAGGTGGTGCGCGAGCTCGATCATCGAGCTCACGATGGCGGCGTCCCTCGTCGAGGTCAGGATGTCGGCGACGAAGGTCTGGTCGATCTTCACCTGCTGGATCGGCAGGCTGCTCAGGTAGGTCAGCGAGGAGTAGCCGGTCCCGAAGTCGTCCAGCGAGAGCCGTACGCCGAGCCCGCGCAGCTCGTCCAGCAGGGACAGTGCCCGATCCGCGTCGCTCAGGACGATGCTCTCGGTGATCTCCAGGGTGAGCAGGTGGGCCGGCAGCCGGTGGCGCTCGAGCGCGGTCGCGACCGTGGTCGGGAGCCGCTGGTCCATCAGGGACCGGGTCGAGATGTTGACCGACACCCCGACGTGCAGCCCGACCTCCTGCCAGCGGGAGCAGGCGCCGACGGCCAGGTCGAGCACCCGTTCGGTCAGCGGGATGATCAGGCCGTTGCGTTCGGCGGCCGAGAGGAACGCGCTGGGCAGCAGGGTTCCCCGCGTCGGGTGGTGCCAGCGCAGCAGCGCCTCGGCGGAGGCCAGCTCACCCGTCAGCAGGTCGAGGACCGGCTCGACCTCGATGGTGACCTCCCCCGTCTGGATCGCCTCCCGGAGCTCACCGATGAGGGAGAGGACGGTCGGGTCGTGGCCGTCGATGTCAGGGCGGTACAACGCCACCGGCTCCGGCCCGTTCTTCGCCACGTACATCGCGATGTCGGCCCGCTTGAGCAAGTCGCCCACGGTCGTCGCGTGCTCGGGGGAGAGAGCGATGCCGATCGA from Actinomycetes bacterium encodes the following:
- a CDS encoding acyltransferase family protein — protein: MTIAPTALRRAGDQPTDTRPERSADARAFRPDIEGLRAVAVVAVLLYHAGLPWFRGGFVGVDVFFVISGFLITSLLVEELEGTGRLSIPGFYARRIKRLLPATMVVLLSVTVLAWLIFSPLRQTSTAGDVAASALYVSNWHFAHQAVDYLSQGQDPSPVLHFWSLAVEEQFYLVWPLLLLLTGLAVRRYRRLLRPTLLGAIAALSLTSFVYCVHLTHAEPGAAYFSSLDRAWELGVGAALGILGARLRRVPSVVALPLAWAGLAVIGVAVLTLSDATPFPGTAALLPVLGAAAVIGAGLAAGDLGPVRLLGTRPMRHVGRLSYSWYLWHWPLLVFAGAVWGHLDPAAAVLVLAVSYVPTVLTNRLVEDPFRRSRALLRHPRRAFALAGVTMSSVLAASVLLAAMVPTVPTLSAADARGAAALPPIDASPHPASVALAAVPPTTPAQLTKPRAFTPTPQQARGDLPRIYADGCQRSVASTSTAGCVYGDPHGGVTVGLLGDSHAAQWFPPLEQVALQRHWRLVVMTKSACTPASVLVFNRSLLKRPYTECSTWRRAALARLAAEHVRLVVLTGSFTNPVVQSGHTLGPAASLTATTSGLEATLRALTGAGSKVLVLRDTPRSAVDVPDCVSSAGRSLAPCATAQARALVTASTGVEQRASAEVPGATYVDLDSAVCPSTPCPPIIGNVLVYRDSEHLTRTYALTLTPLLRAAIDEALRRVG
- a CDS encoding alkyl sulfatase dimerization domain-containing protein, producing MPHDPLFPFDDERDLADAQRGFVAALEPGVVRNAAGDVVWDGDSYAFLSGDVPDTVHPSLWRQSALNARQGLFEVTEGIYQVRGLDLSNVTFVEGDAGVIVIDPLISTETAAAALGLYRAHRGERPVTGVIYTHTHVDHWGGVKGVISQEEVDAGVPVIAPEGFLEPAIAENVYAGIAMTRRAAYMYGALLPRGPRGSVGAGLGQTTSTGTVSLIAPTVEVTATGQELTVDGVRMVFQLAPGTEAPAEMHFFFPGRQALCMAENATHTLHNIVTLRGAVVRDPHAWALYLTEAIELFGARADVVFASHHWPTWGNERVLEFLGLQRDLYAYLHDQTMRMINQGFTGAEIAEQFELPPVLERAWHTHGYYGSVSHNVKAIYQRYMGWYDGNPARLWQHPPQEAATRYVAFMGGADAVVDKARACLEEGDLRWAAQVLDHVVFAEPNHRAGRELLADVLEQLGFGSENGTWRNAYLSGAAELRTGNFGTPIGAPSELLGQLPPEIFFDAVAIQVNGPAAWHLDLSARWVFPDHGLTYRTTLRNGVFTYVRDGAGDVDLTLVVPRRALAALAAGDPGAAFAAGLTLDGDAAGLQQVLGVLQPGDHGFNIVEP